A window of Pirellula sp. SH-Sr6A contains these coding sequences:
- a CDS encoding HAD family hydrolase, whose product MGKQAIDNLSTKIEAIAFDMDGLLLNTEDLYGEVGEILMARRGRMYREEVRQRMIGLPAPQAFGVLIAAEGLQETWQALQRETDEIFEELLPTRLALMPGLEELLDHVECQRLPRCVATSSTRSFATRALTQVGIFDRFDFVLTAADVPRGKPHPDIYEEAARRMGVDAGSMLVLEDSPTGTRAGVSAGAYVVSVPNAHTQHGPFDGARWIADTLRDERIRRLFEKRIVEA is encoded by the coding sequence ATGGGGAAACAGGCAATCGACAACTTATCCACGAAAATAGAGGCGATCGCATTCGACATGGATGGGTTGTTGCTCAACACGGAGGACTTGTACGGCGAAGTGGGGGAGATCCTCATGGCGCGACGGGGAAGAATGTATCGGGAGGAAGTGCGGCAGCGGATGATTGGTCTTCCCGCTCCCCAAGCCTTTGGTGTGTTGATTGCGGCGGAGGGATTGCAGGAGACATGGCAAGCACTGCAGCGGGAAACGGATGAGATCTTCGAAGAACTTTTGCCGACGCGGTTGGCTTTGATGCCGGGTTTGGAGGAATTGCTCGACCATGTCGAATGCCAGAGGCTTCCAAGGTGTGTAGCCACCAGTTCGACGCGAAGTTTCGCGACGAGGGCGTTGACGCAAGTCGGCATTTTCGATCGATTTGACTTTGTGTTGACGGCAGCCGATGTCCCGAGAGGCAAACCCCATCCGGACATCTATGAGGAGGCGGCCAGGCGAATGGGAGTCGACGCGGGATCGATGTTGGTTTTGGAGGATAGTCCCACCGGGACGCGAGCGGGGGTTTCCGCGGGAGCTTACGTGGTATCGGTACCCAACGCGCATACCCAACACGGCCCGTTCGACGGAGCGCGATGGATCGCCGATACGTTGCGAGATGAACGAATACGAAGGTTGTTTGAAAAAAGGATAGTGGAAGCGTGA
- a CDS encoding glycosyltransferase: MSSQSAFSEKPLPDRIELVIHGLAGGGSERQMACLANHLVKKSDVRLVTLSSASEDRYQLDDRIERRGLGLVSTTGGWWRGPLGNWQRIRALYEDGRDWGPKAIVSFCDSTNILALAAWASSVPVIISERSDPRKQKLSFLWEVFRRIQYPRASQCVVQSDDLKEYYQRTLFRKSPEKVVTIPSAIEAPLFDEKDWIENHSRRNRFTCLYMGRFSREKRIDRILHAWSQLAAHHPDWRLKLVGEGPEKSRLQSLADASIPPQSIQWESWTTDAWKEWQQADLFVLTSDYEGFPQSVLEGMTAGLPSVVMNCSPAIESLYRDSRAGLLVDSETEFVSGLKRMLSSAEERRDMGWEAHQIARPYQWQNVAPMWEQVIAGPETRGR, encoded by the coding sequence TTGTCCAGCCAAAGCGCATTTTCGGAAAAACCGCTACCCGACCGTATCGAATTGGTCATTCATGGACTTGCGGGAGGTGGCTCGGAGCGGCAGATGGCCTGCTTGGCAAACCATCTGGTGAAGAAGTCGGATGTCCGACTGGTTACCCTGTCTTCGGCATCGGAGGACCGATACCAGTTGGATGATCGGATCGAACGCCGAGGACTGGGATTGGTCTCGACGACCGGAGGTTGGTGGCGAGGTCCACTGGGAAACTGGCAGCGCATCCGAGCCTTGTATGAAGATGGACGCGATTGGGGGCCGAAGGCAATCGTCTCGTTCTGTGACTCCACCAACATCCTCGCGCTGGCGGCCTGGGCCAGCAGCGTCCCTGTTATCATTTCTGAACGGAGCGATCCGCGGAAGCAGAAGCTTTCGTTCCTATGGGAGGTATTCCGCAGGATCCAATATCCGCGGGCGTCGCAGTGCGTCGTGCAGTCGGACGATTTGAAGGAATACTACCAACGCACACTCTTTCGCAAATCGCCCGAGAAGGTCGTCACCATCCCCTCCGCGATCGAAGCGCCGTTGTTTGACGAGAAGGACTGGATCGAGAATCACTCCAGGCGAAATCGTTTCACCTGCCTCTACATGGGCCGATTCTCTCGCGAAAAGAGAATCGATCGAATTCTGCATGCTTGGTCCCAACTCGCGGCGCACCATCCGGATTGGAGACTCAAGTTGGTCGGCGAAGGTCCTGAGAAATCGCGACTGCAGTCGCTGGCGGACGCGAGCATCCCACCTCAATCGATTCAATGGGAATCTTGGACCACCGACGCTTGGAAGGAGTGGCAACAAGCGGATCTGTTCGTCCTGACCAGCGACTACGAAGGGTTCCCGCAGAGCGTTCTCGAAGGAATGACCGCAGGATTGCCAAGCGTCGTGATGAACTGCTCACCAGCGATCGAGTCGCTGTATCGAGATTCTCGCGCAGGACTATTGGTGGATAGCGAAACAGAGTTCGTGTCCGGCTTGAAACGAATGCTCTCATCCGCCGAAGAGCGCCGTGACATGGGATGGGAAGCGCACCAGATCGCGAGGCCTTACCAATGGCAAAACGTTGCACCGATGTGGGAGCAAGTCATCGCGGGTCCCGAGACCAGAGGAAGATAG
- the mnmA gene encoding tRNA 2-thiouridine(34) synthase MnmA → MNAKRVVLAMSGGVDSSVAASLLLEQGFEVIGVFMRHGEKSSEACELEAGKPNPLLPILQGRLDHKQGCCSASDAADARRVADRLGIPFYALDLEEDFKRIVDYFIDEYQHGRTPNPCVQCNNWIKFGRLFDYADAAEAQYVATGHYARMVQGETGEWELHRGLDNDKDQAYVLTGIPKENLSRMLLPVGIYHKPEIREMAAKVGLRVADKKDSQEICFVTSGQHAQFIRDKTGISEPGEIVTENGRVVGTHAGIEGFTIGQRKGIGVAMGSPYFVTSIDAEKRQVVIGPHESLGRTSLVAIDSNWLTEDLPRAIPFEAEVQIRYNSEPQPAMVQRHSDGSFEVRFHDPTFGVSPGQLAAVFRGSRALGCGWIQSTQR, encoded by the coding sequence ATGAATGCCAAGCGAGTAGTGTTGGCCATGAGCGGAGGGGTCGACTCGAGTGTCGCTGCGAGTTTGCTATTGGAGCAAGGCTTTGAAGTGATTGGCGTGTTCATGCGACACGGCGAAAAGTCGAGCGAGGCGTGCGAATTGGAAGCGGGAAAGCCAAACCCGCTGTTACCGATCCTGCAGGGACGGTTGGACCACAAGCAAGGGTGTTGTTCCGCCAGCGACGCGGCCGATGCGAGGCGCGTGGCCGACCGCTTGGGAATCCCTTTCTACGCCTTGGATTTGGAAGAGGATTTCAAACGGATCGTCGATTACTTCATCGATGAATATCAGCATGGGAGGACTCCCAACCCGTGCGTGCAATGCAACAACTGGATCAAGTTCGGGCGGCTGTTCGATTACGCCGATGCCGCGGAAGCGCAGTACGTAGCGACTGGGCATTACGCCAGAATGGTGCAAGGGGAAACGGGTGAGTGGGAATTGCACCGCGGATTGGACAACGATAAAGACCAGGCTTATGTGCTAACCGGGATTCCTAAGGAGAACTTGTCGCGGATGCTCCTGCCCGTCGGTATCTATCACAAACCGGAAATACGAGAGATGGCGGCCAAGGTAGGTTTACGGGTCGCCGACAAGAAAGACAGCCAAGAGATTTGTTTCGTGACGAGCGGCCAGCACGCTCAGTTCATTAGGGACAAGACAGGAATTTCCGAGCCGGGAGAAATCGTCACCGAAAATGGACGCGTCGTCGGGACGCATGCGGGCATTGAGGGCTTTACCATCGGGCAGCGAAAGGGGATCGGCGTCGCGATGGGATCCCCATATTTTGTGACTTCGATCGATGCGGAGAAGCGACAAGTGGTGATCGGACCGCACGAGTCGTTGGGAAGGACGTCGTTAGTGGCGATCGATAGCAACTGGTTGACGGAAGATCTCCCCAGGGCGATTCCGTTCGAGGCTGAGGTGCAGATTCGATACAACTCCGAACCGCAACCAGCCATGGTCCAGCGACATAGCGATGGGAGTTTCGAAGTACGGTTTCACGATCCAACCTTTGGAGTCTCACCGGGGCAACTCGCAGCGGTTTTTCGAGGTAGCCGAGCGCTAGGCTGCGGTTGGATTCAATCGACACAACGGTGA
- a CDS encoding class I SAM-dependent methyltransferase, which translates to MSSSYSKVHPACFVCESNRWNPDAATTGVIRSRFPDAFVHRCARCGQGMLLPLPDEKAIQKIYDSADYAESYDSAGEAFAISGPHVSEQLAPRFDALHRLLPQLGRMLDVGASRGFFLAEAKRLGWEVQGIEASPECASFAKETFGIPILIESLESIRLPDNSYDCIHLSHVLEHLREPKLRVQQLIDALKPGGVLVIEVPYEFGDLFDRVRQLFLRQPRPSNSVPSTHLHFFTLSSLTQLLETMGLTIEQSSTPRRNRSFASRLPCGKWIKSSVYYWESRLHLGPLIEVYARKPR; encoded by the coding sequence ATGTCTTCATCCTACTCCAAAGTTCATCCAGCGTGCTTCGTATGCGAGTCCAATCGATGGAACCCCGATGCCGCGACCACTGGCGTCATTCGGTCTCGTTTTCCCGATGCGTTCGTGCATCGCTGCGCTCGGTGCGGTCAAGGAATGTTGCTCCCGCTTCCGGATGAAAAGGCCATTCAAAAAATATACGATTCCGCGGACTATGCGGAGTCGTATGACTCCGCGGGAGAAGCGTTTGCCATCAGCGGCCCCCATGTCTCGGAGCAACTCGCCCCTCGTTTCGACGCTCTCCATCGATTGCTCCCCCAACTGGGAAGAATGCTCGATGTCGGGGCGTCGCGGGGTTTCTTTCTCGCGGAAGCCAAACGGTTGGGTTGGGAGGTTCAAGGCATCGAGGCGAGCCCCGAATGCGCTTCCTTTGCCAAGGAGACCTTTGGCATTCCCATCCTCATCGAAAGCTTGGAATCGATACGACTTCCTGATAACTCGTACGACTGCATTCATCTCAGCCATGTTTTAGAGCATCTCCGCGAGCCCAAGCTCCGCGTTCAACAACTCATCGATGCTTTGAAGCCCGGCGGCGTTCTGGTTATCGAAGTTCCCTACGAGTTCGGCGATCTGTTTGATCGGGTCCGCCAGCTCTTTCTTCGTCAACCGAGGCCATCCAACTCCGTCCCATCGACCCATCTTCACTTCTTCACGCTCTCGTCTCTCACTCAATTGCTCGAGACGATGGGGTTGACGATCGAACAATCCTCAACCCCTCGTCGAAATCGATCCTTTGCCAGCCGATTGCCCTGTGGCAAGTGGATCAAATCGTCCGTTTACTACTGGGAATCTCGTTTGCACTTGGGACCTTTGATCGAAGTCTACGCTCGCAAGCCTCGATAA
- a CDS encoding serine/threonine-protein kinase, producing MINSILNRLDCSISDLRALDYLEQRERICDAFEADFRFGSRPHPQEFASLGSPEYSMRILRELILIEQEWLEQTERIDRPSDVPPQPGELRETVRSNAPYPSAPDETWTDKEGDRTAESARQRNQNPEEAVGDASRLPPHFDRYLVLRLLGKGSHGFVFEAEDVAIRRRVALKLPIDFLHTPGGYSQRAIAVSYAREAAKASLVSHPNIVRIFDVGEWQGIPYLVSELVRGRLLSELPSEVLPDDASVVRLFLDLLQGVRAAHQANVIHRDLKPSNVMVEARSLEPDLLASDDETPSDEAAPSLNPFDSNEYKVRILDFGVAKSFHSTTSATLDGQWIGTPHYMSPEQASGISSLVDVRSDIFSIGVMLFERLTGKLPFDGDPITVASLIRDQQAPWARSIRPDLPPPLETIIARCLARNPADRYRSVDELSHDLSSWLMGEPISLVPSVPFHPSQVPIHRGRQGLVQISIATLSLALVGGVIYGIFSWTRNDNGSDVQPLANLSSTETGLSGKALPTMESSLRDWFVSSDPKHLKSWYQSYASSPSFAKQQLEPFLASSPSTATEPWKVQFIQSILSPDESKSNSVDLSNFASKNFHQALTRGSENDWIFLLERADPRLADTLFESLSESSSGTHRARLIRLLSLWHQSSQYEARILRLLQSVGTSELLDVFDAIRNHPERFDAPIQKEMEPFRAALPRAEALPEELNPKWCGRLSLAACILNDWEWVDEVLGFCNDIRPRTYFLCSFPYSGIELETIVDRYRNAVDDWRSTAMLTCMAYTPKQDIDTQTFELLVAQLADIYGHHPSAGAHELSREILIRWGYRSKVDWLNQSPWLEEIVDSRNWYHTEHGLRMAIIRAPRVFWYGCSSEDRYSHDDPLTLKVLDHTMAFSSEAISTHLYSNVRPELGIRFDEGSAHEPYLSAKFDDMKQFCRRLSALEGIDDPASEYRLPTLSEWECLARSSTICESWYGGYEEWFADSADILKHFTPTGRVMNARLSPCELVGTTSIEHRAYPNEEEAKRFEVLLYTKGGYHSIRKGPVPDHINSFTTNRILLETAFRVVRTLDTPPLQTD from the coding sequence ATGATAAACTCCATACTGAATCGACTTGACTGCTCCATTTCGGACCTTCGTGCTCTCGATTACCTCGAGCAGCGCGAGCGGATCTGCGATGCATTTGAGGCGGACTTCCGATTTGGGTCACGACCCCACCCGCAGGAATTCGCCTCGCTCGGATCGCCCGAGTATTCGATGAGGATTCTTCGCGAGCTGATCCTGATCGAGCAGGAGTGGTTGGAACAGACCGAACGCATCGATCGTCCTTCGGATGTCCCTCCCCAGCCCGGGGAACTCCGAGAAACCGTACGTTCGAACGCCCCTTATCCGTCAGCCCCGGATGAGACTTGGACGGACAAAGAAGGTGATCGGACCGCAGAGTCCGCTCGACAACGCAATCAAAATCCCGAAGAGGCCGTTGGTGACGCATCCCGCCTCCCTCCTCATTTTGATCGCTATTTGGTTCTACGATTATTGGGGAAAGGAAGTCACGGGTTTGTCTTCGAGGCGGAAGACGTCGCCATCCGCCGCCGGGTAGCCCTCAAGCTCCCGATCGACTTCCTCCACACGCCCGGGGGATACTCCCAACGCGCCATCGCCGTCTCGTATGCTCGGGAGGCTGCGAAGGCTAGTTTGGTATCCCACCCCAATATCGTAAGAATCTTTGACGTGGGGGAATGGCAAGGGATTCCTTACCTCGTTTCGGAGTTGGTTCGCGGAAGACTGCTTTCCGAGCTCCCTTCCGAAGTGTTGCCCGACGATGCTTCCGTCGTACGACTCTTTCTGGATTTGCTCCAAGGCGTTCGCGCGGCCCACCAAGCCAATGTCATCCACCGCGATCTCAAGCCTTCCAACGTCATGGTCGAAGCCCGAAGCCTCGAACCTGACCTCCTCGCTTCCGACGATGAAACCCCATCGGACGAGGCCGCCCCGTCGCTGAATCCCTTCGACTCGAACGAGTACAAGGTTCGCATTCTCGATTTCGGCGTCGCCAAATCGTTTCATTCCACAACCTCGGCAACCCTCGATGGTCAGTGGATCGGTACGCCTCATTACATGAGCCCCGAGCAAGCCTCTGGGATATCCTCCCTAGTCGATGTTCGCTCGGATATCTTCAGCATCGGTGTCATGCTCTTCGAAAGACTGACCGGGAAGCTCCCATTCGATGGGGATCCCATCACGGTCGCGTCGTTGATCCGAGACCAACAAGCTCCTTGGGCGCGGTCGATTCGTCCCGATCTTCCACCCCCGCTCGAAACCATCATCGCGCGCTGCTTGGCGAGAAATCCAGCCGATCGCTATCGTTCCGTAGACGAGTTGTCTCACGACCTCTCCTCTTGGTTGATGGGGGAACCGATCTCTCTGGTTCCATCAGTTCCCTTCCATCCTTCGCAGGTTCCGATCCATCGCGGTCGACAGGGCCTGGTCCAGATTTCCATCGCAACCCTATCCCTGGCCCTCGTAGGCGGGGTCATCTACGGGATCTTCTCCTGGACACGAAACGATAATGGTAGCGATGTTCAACCTCTCGCTAATCTCTCGAGCACCGAAACGGGTTTGTCCGGCAAGGCCTTACCGACGATGGAATCGTCACTTCGCGATTGGTTTGTGTCTTCGGACCCGAAACACTTGAAGTCTTGGTACCAATCCTACGCGAGCAGCCCATCCTTTGCGAAACAGCAGCTCGAACCGTTCCTGGCATCGTCTCCGTCCACCGCGACTGAGCCTTGGAAGGTTCAGTTTATCCAATCGATTCTTTCCCCAGACGAATCTAAATCGAACTCCGTCGACCTTTCGAACTTCGCCTCGAAGAATTTTCACCAAGCGTTGACGCGGGGAAGCGAAAATGACTGGATTTTTCTGCTGGAACGAGCCGACCCTCGCCTTGCCGATACCCTCTTTGAAAGCCTCTCGGAAAGCTCGAGTGGAACCCATCGCGCTCGGTTAATTCGACTCCTCTCGCTTTGGCACCAATCGAGTCAATACGAAGCACGGATCCTTCGTTTGCTTCAATCCGTCGGGACAAGCGAACTGCTCGACGTGTTCGATGCGATACGAAACCATCCTGAACGATTCGATGCACCGATCCAAAAGGAGATGGAACCGTTTCGGGCGGCTTTGCCGCGAGCCGAAGCACTTCCAGAAGAGCTGAATCCAAAATGGTGTGGCAGGCTTTCCTTGGCTGCATGTATTCTCAACGATTGGGAATGGGTCGATGAAGTCCTTGGATTCTGCAACGACATACGCCCTCGCACCTATTTCCTATGTTCGTTTCCCTACTCGGGTATCGAACTCGAAACGATTGTCGACCGATATCGAAACGCAGTCGATGATTGGCGCTCGACCGCTATGCTTACCTGCATGGCATACACCCCGAAACAAGATATCGATACCCAAACCTTCGAGCTGCTCGTCGCTCAATTGGCCGACATCTACGGTCATCACCCCTCAGCCGGTGCGCACGAATTGAGCCGTGAGATCTTGATTCGGTGGGGATATCGTTCGAAAGTTGATTGGCTCAATCAATCACCGTGGCTCGAAGAAATCGTCGACTCCAGGAACTGGTACCACACCGAACATGGTTTACGCATGGCGATCATTCGCGCCCCTCGTGTCTTTTGGTACGGATGTTCGTCGGAGGATCGCTATTCCCACGACGATCCTTTGACCCTCAAAGTCTTAGACCACACGATGGCTTTTAGCTCGGAGGCGATCTCCACTCACCTCTATTCGAATGTTCGCCCCGAACTCGGAATCCGCTTCGACGAGGGTAGCGCACACGAGCCCTATCTGTCAGCCAAATTCGATGATATGAAACAATTCTGCCGGCGATTGAGCGCGTTAGAAGGGATCGACGACCCGGCTTCCGAGTACCGCTTGCCGACATTGTCGGAATGGGAATGCTTGGCCCGAAGCAGCACAATCTGTGAATCCTGGTATGGCGGCTACGAGGAATGGTTCGCGGACTCAGCAGACATTTTGAAACACTTTACGCCAACGGGGAGGGTGATGAACGCTAGGCTGAGTCCTTGTGAACTTGTCGGTACGACCAGTATCGAACACAGGGCCTATCCCAACGAAGAGGAAGCCAAGAGGTTCGAGGTCCTACTGTACACCAAGGGTGGATACCACTCCATCCGAAAGGGCCCTGTGCCTGATCATATCAACTCTTTCACCACAAACAGAATTCTACTTGAAACTGCGTTTCGCGTTGTGCGAACGCTGGATACTCCCCCTCTCCAAACGGACTAA
- a CDS encoding YmdB family metallophosphoesterase, producing MHLKLSQLPAKPSNLHRLILIGDIVGKPGVSIVCQSVPWLRSVGHIDSIVANAENAADGAGLTVNQYKKLVEAGVDAITLGDHIYKKREIATVLTTAGNIVKPANFPPGAPGQEFCTIQTSLGFSIGIVSLLGRVFMRPVDCPFLAADRVLERMPEDCRIRLVDFHGEATSDKQIIARYLDGRVTAVLGTHTHVPTADESILPGGTAFQCDVGMTGPYESILGRSITPVLNTTLTFDPNSFHVATEDVRLSGTWVDCDPSTGKAIAIGRLVLRSSDLEGS from the coding sequence ATGCACTTGAAACTATCGCAACTCCCCGCAAAACCTTCGAACCTTCATCGTTTGATCCTCATCGGGGACATCGTCGGGAAACCAGGTGTCTCGATCGTATGCCAGTCCGTCCCATGGCTCCGGAGCGTTGGCCACATCGACTCGATTGTCGCCAATGCGGAAAACGCTGCGGACGGCGCTGGCCTTACCGTCAATCAGTACAAGAAATTGGTGGAGGCCGGTGTCGATGCCATCACCTTGGGCGATCACATTTACAAGAAGCGCGAGATCGCGACCGTTCTCACCACGGCGGGCAACATCGTCAAACCGGCGAATTTCCCTCCCGGTGCTCCGGGCCAGGAGTTCTGCACAATCCAGACCTCACTGGGGTTCTCGATCGGGATCGTCAGTCTATTAGGTCGCGTCTTCATGCGTCCGGTCGATTGTCCTTTCTTGGCGGCCGATCGCGTTTTGGAAAGGATGCCCGAGGATTGCCGCATTCGCCTCGTCGACTTTCATGGCGAGGCAACCAGTGACAAGCAAATCATCGCTCGGTATCTCGACGGTCGAGTGACCGCCGTCCTAGGGACCCATACGCACGTCCCTACGGCCGACGAGTCCATCCTGCCGGGTGGAACGGCGTTCCAGTGCGATGTCGGCATGACGGGCCCGTATGAGAGCATCCTGGGGCGATCCATCACCCCGGTTCTGAATACGACCCTGACCTTTGATCCCAACTCGTTCCATGTCGCGACCGAGGATGTGCGACTCTCAGGAACATGGGTCGATTGCGATCCTTCGACAGGGAAAGCGATCGCGATCGGTCGACTCGTTTTGCGTTCCTCGGATTTAGAAGGCTCTTAG